The DNA region CGTCGGTGCGGGCCACCAGCCAGGGCGAGATCTCGGTGTCGGTGGCCAGGAACATCTCGTCGCGGGCCCGCGAGTAGTCGTACCAGCGCCCGTACGACTTCAGGTCCATCGGCGAGAGCTTCCAGACCTTGCGCCCGTCGTCGATGCGGTCCTGCAGCCGCTTTGTCTGTTCCTCCTGGCTCACCTCCAGCCAGTATTTCAGCAGCGTGACGCCCGAGCGCACGATGGCCTGCTCGACCAGCGGAACGACCTTCAGGAACTCCTGCGACTGCTCTTCGGTGCAGAAGCCCATGACCCGCTCGACGCCGGCGCGGTTGTACCAGCTGCGGTCGAAGATCACCACCTCGCCCGCGGCCGGCAGGTGCGGCACGTAGCGCTGCATGTACATCTGGCTGCTCTCGCGTTCGCTGGGCGCCGGCAGCGCCACGACACGGAACACCCGGGGGCTGACCCGCTCGGTGATGGCCTTGATGGTGCCGCCCTTGCCGGCGCCGTCGCGGCCCTCGAACACCACGCAGACCCTGGCGCGGTGGCGCTGCACCCATTCCTGCAGCTTCACCAGCTCGATGTGCAGCTTGCGCAGTTCCTCCAGGTAGGCGCGGTTGCCCAGCTTCGTCGGGACGGCCTGCGCATCGTCGTGGTGGTCGTCCTTGCCAGCCTTGTCCTTGTGCCCGTTCTTGTGTTCCTTGCCCATTGCCTGTCTCCTAGACGGGGGAGAACCACTGTGGAGCGCAACGGCCGACCTGCCAATGGGACTTTGGGTCAATTCCGTGACCGTCGCGTGACGTGGGACGAAGGTCCCATAGCTGGGCACGCACCTCGGCAGAAGAATGGGCGGCCCAGCGACCGAGAGGCCCCCATGGATCCATCGAGCACCCTCCCCGAGCCCCCCCACGCCGTACCGCCGGCAACGTCGGTGCTGGGCAGGGCGCTGGCCGGTTGCCGCTTCCTGCTGCTGGGCGCCGTGGTCGGCTCCATCATCCTGGAGGCCGGGCTGGTGGCCGCCGGCATCTCGATGCTGCTGCGCAGCCTGGCCTGCGTCGGCAGCTGCGACGCCAAGGAACTGGCCCTGGTCGCGATCCAGGCGCTGGATCTGTTCCTGCTGGCCACCGTGGCCTGGCTCACCGCAAGCGGCCTCTACACGCTGTTCATCGACCCCTCGGCGCGCACCTGGCTGCGGGCCGGCGTCGAGAGCCTGGACGACCTCAAGGCCAAGTTGATCGGCGTGGTGGTGCTGGCGCTGGGCGTGCTGTTCCTGGGCGAGACGTTCGGCTGGTCGGCAGGGCCCGACCTGCTCTATTACGGCGTCGCCATTGCCGCGGTGATCCTCTCGCTCAGCGTGTTCATCCGCACGCAGAAGTGACGGCCGGGGCAGGCCGCCAGGGCTGGTTCAGGCGTCGTCCTCGTCCGGCCGCGGCATGGGCACGGTGTCCTGGAAGCCGGTCGGCTCGCCCGGCTTCTGCCGCTGCCGGCGCAGCAGCGCGAAGAAGGCACTGTCGGCCCCCTCGCCCGTGTGGGGGACCGAATCCTTGTACTTCGGGACGCCCTCGGCGGGAGGCTTGGTCATGAGCGATCCTCGCTGGGCGCCTCCGGCGGGCTTTCCCGCCGCCGTTGCTCGCGCTGGGTCATGAACCGGGCCAGGGCGCTGGCCGCGCCCTGCCCGCTGGTCTGCTGGTCGGCCTGGTCGCCGTTGCGGTCCTGCTGCTTCTGGTGGTCCGCACTGCCACGCGCGTTGGTCCCCATGTCCTCGGTTCCTCATCCAGTCGGTGCCGGTGGTGCGGAATCTATCGGCTCGACGGTCGCGCAGCGTCTGGTTACACGGATGAGTTGCGAGGCGACGTCAGCGCCCTGCCGATGGTCGCCGCTCAGCGCAATCCCTCGGCCTCGCGCTGCAGCATCTCGACGCGCGAATGGGCCCGGCCGGCCTGCCGGATGGCGGCGGAGAAATCGGAAAAGGGCGCGCCGCGCAGCCGCAGGCGGGTGACCTGCCGCAAGGCAGCGCGCGCGTCGGACTCGGCCCGGGTCAGTTCATCGCCGAGCGAGGCCGTCGAGTCGACGAACCGGGGAATCTGCAGGGCGTCGGGCGGCACGTGGTCTGGCATGGCCGGCCATGCTAGCGGCGAACGGCCCGCCGGCCGCGCCCTGGCTCGTCAGTTCTCACAGGGCGGCCACCACCGCCCATCCATCACTTCAACCGGGAGAACGCCGTCGGCGCCAGGATGGTGTTGGAGATGTTGGCCAGCAGCGGGCCGTCCTTCTCGCTCTCGGCACGCTTGGCCTTCCACTCGGGATCGGCCTGGAACGCGCCCCAGCGCGCCTCGCGCTCGGCCATCGAGGCCCACGCCAGCAGGTAGGTCAGGTCGTTCGACGACTCGCCCACCACGGTGGTGAAGAAGCCCACCGGCTGGATGCCGTGCTTCTCCCACAGCGGCAGGGTGTCGGTTTCCATGCGCGCCAGCAGCTTGGGCAGGCGGCCCGGCAGGGCGCGGTAGACGCGCTGTTCGTAGATCATCGGGAACTCCGGTTTCAGTCGTACCAGTACAGGCGCGTCGGGTTGTCGACCAGCAGCTTGCGCAGCAGCGTCTCGTCGGGCGTGAACTGCTGCAGCAGGTCCACCAGCTTGCCGTCGTCGGGCATCTCGCGCACGTTGGGATGCGGCCAGTCGGTGCCCCACAGCACGCGGTCGGGCGCGGCCTCGATCAGCTGGCGGGCGAACGGCGCGGCATCGGCGTAGGGGCCGCCCCGGGCCGCCGACAGGGCGTCGGAGATGCGCTCGGCGCCGCTCACCTTCACCCAGGCCTTCTCGTTGGACTTCACCAGGTCCAGCAGGAGCTGGAACGGGCGCTGGTCCAGGCCGTTCTTCACCATGGTGCGGCCCATGTGGTCGATGGCGAACGGCACCGGCAGGCCGAGCAGGAACTCGCGGTAGGTCACCAGGTCCTCGGCGTCCAGGTGCAGCACCAGGTGCCAGCCGAGCGGCTTGATGCGTTCGGCCATGCGCTGCACGGTGGGCAGGTCGGGGGCGCCGCCCAGGTGCTGCACGAAGTTGAAGCGCACCGAGCGCACGCCGCCGCGGTGCAGTTCCTGCAGCTCGGCGTCGGTGACGCCGGCGCCCACCATGGCCACGCCGCGGTAGGTGTCGGGCGACTGCGCGATGGCATCGAGCATGGCGCTGTTGTCGTGGCCGTGCACGCTGGCCTGCACCAGCACCACGCGCTCGATGCCCAGCAGCTGGTGCAGCGCGCGCAGGCCGGCCGCCGGTGCGTCGGGCGGCGTGTAGGTGCGCTTGCCCGAATAGGGGAAGCGGTCGCCGGGGCCGAACACGTGGCAGTGCGCGTCGCAGGCGCCGGGCGGCAGGCGGAACGCCGGCCGGCTCGGGTTCGGGTGCGGCGGCAGGATGGTGGCGGCGGACTTGTCGGAATTGCTCATGGCGAGGGGATTCGCTGGATGCGGGGTTGGATGCTCATTGCTTGGGGATACCGGCCTGCTCGATCACCTGCGACCAGCGCTGGATCTCGCTTTGCAGCAGTGTCGCCATCTGCTCGGGCGTGCTGCCGCGGGCTTCTACGTACAGGTCGGCCAGCTGCTTGCGCACCTCGGGCGAGGCCAGGGCGGCGTTGGCGGCCTTGTTCAGCCGCTCGACGACGGCGGGCGGCGTGCCGCCCGTGGTGCCCAGGCCGTTCCAGGCCGACACGCCGAAGCGCGGCACGCCGGCCTCGCCTGCCGTGGGCACGTCGGGCAGCGCCGACGAGCGCTTCTCGCCCATCAGGGCCAGGGCGCGCACGGCGTTGCCGCGGATCTGCCCGATCAGGGGCCCCACGATCTCGACCGCCGCGTCGATGGACCCGCCGCGCAGGGCCGTCACCACCGCGGGCGTGCCGTTGAAGGGCACCACCTGGGCGTCGATGCCGGCGGCGCTCTTGAACATCTGGGCCACCAGGTTCTGCGAGCTGCCCACGTTGATGGTGCCGATGTTCAGGCGGCCCGGGTTGGCGCGCGCATAGGCGAGCAGCTCGGGCAGGGACTTGAAGCGCGAATCGGGCGCGGTGACCAGCGCCATGTCGAAGTAGCCCAGGGTCGTGACCGGCGCCAGGTCCTTCATCGTGTCGTAGGGCAGCGTCTTGAACAGGCTGGCCGTCACCGCCACCGCGTTGGTCAGCAGCAGCAGGGTCTGGCCGTCGGGCGGGGCCTTGGCCACGGCGCTGTTCGCCACCACGCCGCCGGCGCCCGGCTTGTTGTCGACCACGATGGGCTGGCCCAGCGACTCCGACATCTTCTGCGCCACGATGCGGGCCGTGAGGTCGCCGGCGCCGCCGGGGCCGAAGGGCACCACGAAGCGGATGCTGCGGCCGGCGCTGCTCTGCGCCTGCGCCTGCGCGGGCAGCACGGCGGCTGCGGCCAGCACCAGCGCGAGGGCCGTGCGCAAGAACGGGAAGGGGGACATGTCTCTGCTCGTTGTTCGGGGTGGGGGCACTATGGCAAAGCCGATGGTGGGCCACAAGGCCCGGCCCTCCATAGCTGGTATGCGCCGGGTGCAGGGCCGCTCCGGCCGCTTGCACCCATCATCGCGCTCGCCATGACACACCCACTTCCCGCCCGCACGGGCGGCCAGATCCTGGTCCAGGCCCTGGCCACCAACCAGGTCGACCACGTCTACTGCGTCCCCGGCGAGAGCTTCCTGCCGGTGCTGGACGCCCTGCACCAGCATCCCTCGATCCGCACGATCGTGGCGCGCCACGAAGGCGCCGCCAGCAACATGGCGGAGGCGCACGGCAAGCTCACGCGCCGCCCGGGCATCGCCTTCGTCACCCGCGGGCCCGGTGCCACCCACGCCGCCAACGGCGTGCACACCGCGATGCAGGATTCGACCCCCATGGTCCTGTTCGTCGGCCAGGTCGACCAGGGCTTCATCGGCCGCGAGGCGTTCCAGGAGATCGACTACCGCCAGGTCTTCGGCGGGCTGGCGAAGTGGGCGGTCGAGATCGATGCCATCGAGCGCATCCCCGAGATCGTGTCGCGCGCCTTCTCGGTCGCCCAGTCCGGCCGCCCCGGTCCGGTGGTCGTCGGGCTGCCCGAGGACGTGCTGTTCGGCAGCACAGCGGTCGCCGACGCGCCGCCGGTGCGCATCGGCCGCTCGGCGCCGGAGCCCGACGCCGTGCGCGAGCTGGCCGAGCGCCTGGGCGCGGCCGCACGCCCGCTGGTCATCGTCGGCGGCGGCGACTGGACCGACGCCGGCTGCGCCGACCTGGCCCGTTTCGTCCACGCGCACGACCTGCCGGTGGTGGCCTCGTTCCGCCGCCAGGACCTGTTCGACAACCGCGACCCGCACTACGCCGGCCAGCTGGGCCTGGGCGTCTCCCCGCGCCTGGCCGAACGCGTCCGGCAGGCCGACCTGCTGCTGGTGCTGGGCTCGCGCCTGGCCGAGGCCTCGTCGTCCGGCTACACGCTGGTGGAAAGCCCGGTGCCTCGCCAGGTGCTCGTTCACGCCCACCCCGACCCGCAGGAGCTCGGCCGCGTGTACCACGCCACCCTGCCCCTGGCCACCGGCATGCCGGCCCTGGCGGCGGCGCTGGCGGCGCTGCCCGCCACCCCGGCGCCACGCTGGCGCGACTGGACGCGGGCGGCGCGCGCCGACTACGAAGCGCATTCCACGCCCGCCCCGGCCGACCCGGCGCTGCAGGGCGTCGACCTGGCGGCGGTAGTGGCCCACCTGAACGAGGTGCTGCCCGAGGACGCGGTGATCAGCAACGGCGCCGGCAACTACACGGTGTGGGTGCACCGCTACTACCGCTACCGCCGCCGCGCCACCGAGCTGGCGCCGGTGAACGGCGCCATGGGCTACGGGCTGCCGGCAGCCATCGCGGCCAAGCTGCGCTGCCCCGAGCGCACCGTGGTGTGCTTCGCCGGCGACGGCTGCTTCATGATGTACCCGCAGGAGCTGGCCACGGCGATGCAGTTCGACGCCCCGGTGGTGGTCATCGTCGTCAACAACGGCATGCTGGCCACCATCCGCATGCACCAGGAACGCGAGTACCCGGCGCGGGTGTCCGGCACCCGGCTGGCCAACCCCGACTTCATCGCCCTGGCGCGGTCATTCGGCGCCCACGCCGAGCGCGTGGAGCAGACCGGCGACTTCCCGGCGGCGTTCGAGCGGGCCCGGGCCTGCGGGCGCGCGGCCCTGATCGAGCTGCGGACGGACCCGCTGCAGATCACCCCCCAGTCGCGCCTGCCGGCTCCCTGAGGTCCGGGCCGGCGCCCGGTTGCGCCCCGGCCAGGGCGGCGTCGAGCACCGTGCCGGGCCAGCGGCCCTGCTGCACCTGGCGCACGACCAGGTCCTTGACGAGGCGGGTGGCCTCCCACAGGCCCGCCGCGCCGGCCGAATTGCGGCCCAGGACCACGCCGACGGTGCGGCAAACCGGCGGGCTGGCCAGCGGCCGGCTCAGCAGCTGCCCGGCGCGCACGTCGTCGGCCACCGCCGCCAGCGGCAGCAGCGTGCAGCCGCAGCCCTGCATGACCAGCCGCCGGGTGATGGCGACCGAGCCATCGCACTCGAGGGCGATCCGCGGCACGAAGCCGTGCCGCGTGGCCAGCGCCTCCACCAGCACGCGGATGCCGTGGTGCGTGCTGGGCATGATGAGCGGGACCTCGCCGAGGCGGGCCACCGGGAACGGGCCCTCGCCGACCGGATAGCCGGCCGGCGCCACCAGGTGCATGCCTTCCTGCAGCAGCGGGTCGTACGTCAGGGCGCCGGGGTGCTCCGGCCGGTACAGCAGGGCCAGGTCGATCTCGCCGTCGTGCAGGTCCTTCAGCAGGTGGCTGGCCAGGCCCTCGACGAAACGGATGCGGGTGCCGGGAAAGCGCCGGTGCAGGGCGTGCCCCAGCTCGCCGAACATGACCTGCGCGATGGTGGGCTGGGCCGCGATGCGCAGGCGCACCGGGCCCTGGTCGGCGTGCACGCCCATGGCGCGCGAGGCGGCCTCCAGCGTCCCGGCCACGGTGTCCGCGTACTGCTGCAGCTCGCGTCCGCGGTCGGTCAGCACCACGCCGCGGCCGCTGCGGTGGAACAGCCGCACGCCCAGCCCCGCTTCGAGCGCCGCGATCTGGCGGCTGATGGTCGACTGGTTGCTGCCCGACTCGAGGGCCGCCCTGGAGAAGCTGCCGGCGCGCGCCACCAGGGCGAAGCAGGCAAGGTCGTCGGAACTCAGGGCCTTCATCAAGGGGTACCGCGGGGATGCCCCAGCTTACCGCGGCCTCAATACCCCATCCGGACGGTGCCGCGCTCCAGGCCGTTGACCTTGCCGTGGCGCAGCCAGTCGACGGTGGCGTCGAACAGCACCTTGCGGTTCTTCTCCCACATCGCGTTGTGCGACGAGCAGCCAAGGTCGACCAGCACCTTGCTCGGGCTGCCCAGGTCCTCGTACAGCTCGCGCACGCGCTCGGGCGGCACCTGCTTGTCGTGGATGCCGGTCACCATCAGGTACGGCGCCTTCACGCCGGCGACGGCCTCCTTGTTGAAGCCCCAGGTGGGAACGCTGGGCGCGCGACGCACGCCCGTCCCCCACTTCGCGCCGACGGGATCGGACTCCAGCATCTCGTCGAAGATGGTGGTGGCCGCCGCGGGGTCGTACTGCGCGGGGCAGCCGACCTGGCGATCCCAGTTGGCGATGAAATCGCGGCGCGACTGGACCGTCATCGCGCCCTCGGGAAAGGCCGGCAGCGGGCTGGGCTCGCGGGCGATGCCGGTGCGGTTGTAGGCCGGTGCGAGCACCACGATGCGGTCGACCTTGCCGGGATGCAGCGCCGCATACCCGGTCACGCGCGGACCGCCCTGCGACCAGGCCACCATCGACACGCGCTCGACGCCGCGCACCCGGCGGACGTGCTCGACCACGGCATCGATGTCGTTCCAGTCGGAGGACATGGTGGTGATCGGGCCCTGCCAGGTGGGCGCGCACGGCGCGGCGACGTAGCCGGCCTGCTGCGCCTTCGCGATGTTGCACGGCTCCCCCATGGGCACCGGCCGTGTCGACCCGCCGTAGCCCGTGAGGCTGACCGAGTAGACGTCGAAGCCGGCCCGCGCCACCTGGCGCATCCAGCTGTAGTCCTCCAGGCGCGAATCGAACGACACCTCGGCGGGCGTGCCGGCGCCGTGGACGAACAGCACCACCGGCAGCTTCGCGGCATCGGCGGGAGTCACCTCACGCACGTAGAGCTGTGCGGCCTGTCCTCGCATGCCCGGCGCGGTGGAGGTCACGGGCACGCGCAGGTCGGTGGACTGCAGGTTGCCGGGACCCGGCATCGCGCAGCCGCCCAAGGCGGCGAGGCAGGCGCTGGCGAGCAGGTGGCGGATCGGCATGCGGGGCTCCGGGTCAGTTGGATGGACCCGGATCATCGAGCCGGGACCCCGCAGCGGGCAGGAGGGAAACCCGGACGGTCGCGGACCGTCGCGGGCCGCGCGTCAGCGCGCGAACGAGCCGTCCTTGCGGATCATGGTCAGGGCCACGAAGCGCGAGCCCAGGTTGCTCTGCTTGCCGTACGAGACGGCGAAACCGCCCAGGTCCTCGTTGTTCATCGCCTCCAGCGTGGAGATGACCTTGGCGCGCGTGTACGGCGGCTGGATCTTCTGCAGCGCCTGGGCCACCAGCTTGGCATTGAGGAAGCCCTCCATGCTGTTGTAGCTGTACTTCTTGTCGTCCAGCTGGCCGATGATCTTCTGGTAGTCGCGCACCACCGGGGTGCCCAGCTCGGTGAACGGGTACGGCACGACCTGGCTGACGATGACGCCGGCGGCATCCTCGCCCAGGTCGGCGTGCAGGCCCGAGGCCACGCTCAGCACCATGAACTGCGGCCGCTTGCCCTTGGCGCGCAGGCCCTTGACCAGCGCCGCCGCCGGCTTGGACTGGCCGATGAACAGCACGGCCTGCGGATCGGCCGCAGCCAGCGCCTCGACGGCCTTGTCGACGTCGACCGTGCCGCGCGGCACGGGCGCCGCGGCCACCGCCTTGCCGCCACGCTTCTGGATGGCCGCATTCAGCGCGTCCAGGCCTTCCTTGCCGAACGCATCGTCCTGGTAGGCCGCGGCGATGCGCGTGACGCCGATGGTCCAGGCGTGGTTGACGGTCGCCTCGATCTCGTCGGTGGTGCTGGCGCGCACGTGGAACAGGCCCGGCACGTAGGGGTCGCGCAGCGACTTGGCGCCGCTGGTGTTGCCGATCTCGGCGATGCCCGCGGCCTGCACCAGGGGCACGATCTTCTGCACGTTGGCGGTGCCGCGGTAGCCCACCAGGGCCAGCACGTTCTGTTCGATCAGGGCCTTGGTGTTCTCGGCCGTCTTGTCCGGGTTGAAGCCGTCGTCGCGGCTGACCAGCTTGATCTTCTCGCCGCGCACGCCGCCCTTCTTGTTCAGGTCGTCGAAATAGGCGTTCATGCCGCGCAGGTAGTCCTTGGTGAGCGCGGCGGAAGTGCCCGACAGGTCGCCGGAATGCCCCAGCACGATGTCGGCGAAGGACAGGGTCGGCGCCAGGCAGGCGGCGATGGCAAGGAGGCGGCCGGCACGGGCCACCGTTGAAGACTTCATCATTTCCCCTATTGGTCTTGTCCGTGGCGAGCGCCACCGGTCGAAGTTACCCGACCCGCCCCGTTCGCGGAAGCCTGCCGGCGGCGGCGCGTCGGGGAAAAGTCACAGACCCCGCGTCCGCATCGTGCGCCGCAAGGGCGTGGCGCCCCGCGATCGTCGTCCTGGCGTCATTCGGGCGCGATGCCCGCGGCCTTGACCACCCGGCCCCACTTCACGATCTCGGCGCTGATGAAGCCGGCGAAGTCGGACGGCGAGCTGCCGGCCGGCTCGAAGCCCTGGGCGATCAGCTGCTCGCGCGTGGCGGGCAGCTTCAGGATCTCGTTGATCTCTCGGCTCACCTTCTGCACGATGTCGGCCGGCGTGCCGCGCGGCGCGAGCAGCCCGTACCAGGTGACCGCGCTGTAGCCGGGCAGGCCCGACTCGGCGATGGTCGGCAGGTCCGGCAGCGTGGCCGAGCGTTGGCTGGAGGTGACGGCCAGCGGCCGCAGCCGGCCCGACTTCACGAACGGCATCGCCGCCGGCATGGTGGCGAAGAACAGCTGCACCTGGCCGCCCAGCAGGTCGGTGAAGGCCGGCCCGCCGCCCTTGTACGGCACGTGCACCATGTCGACCCGCGCCATGGTGTTGAACAGCTCGCCGGCCAGGTGCGACGAGGTGCCGCGGCCGGCCGAGGGGTAGTTCAGCGAGTGCGGCTGCGACTTCGCCAGCGCGATGAGGTCGGCCACCGACTGCGCCGGCACCGAGGGGTTGACCACCAGGATGTTGGGCGTCACCGCCACCAGCGAGATCGGCGCGAAGTCCTTCTCGGGGTCGTACGGCAGGTGCTTGAAGGTGCTGGCGTTGATGGCGTTCGGGGCGATGTTCCCCATCAGCAGCGTGTAGCCGTCGGGCGCCGCATGGGCCGCGGCGTCGGTGCCGATGTTGCCGCCGGCGCCGCCGCGGTTGTCGATGGTGATCGGCTGGCCCAGGCGCTGCGACAGCGCCGGCGCCAGCAGGCGCGCCACGATGTCGGTGCCGCCGCCCGGCGGGAAGGCGACGATGAGGCGGATCGGCCGCTCGGGCCAGGCGGCCCGGGCCGGCAGCAGCGCCGCGCCCAGGAGCAATGCCAGGCCCAGGCGGGCCAGCGGTCGGATGGAGGCCATGCTGCGTTTCCCCTCGACGTCGTTGTTCGTCACCCGTGCGCCACGGCCACGGAGCGCCCGGTGCGCGCCGACTCCTCGATCGCCAGCGTGACCGCCAGCGTGTGGCGCGCGTCGGCCGGCGTGGCCAGGTTGCACGGCTTGCCGGTCGACAGGTAGTCGAGCCAGGCGCGGGTCTCGTCGGCGATGGGTCCCAGGAAATCGCCCAGCGCCCAGTCGCCCGGCGTCGAGCTCTCCAGGAACACCGTCTCGACCTTCTGCCCCGGCAGGTAGACGTGCGGGAAGCCGGCGTTGGTGTGCATGATCTGATCGGTGTGGTCGTCGTTGACCAGCAGCACGCCGTCGGTGCCCAGCAGTTCGACGCGCGCGCTGTGGCCGACCGAGGGCCACTTCTCCGGCAGCGCGTAGCTCACGCCCAGGTTCACCACCGCGCCATCGCGGCAGGTGAGCACCGCCCAGGTCACGTCGTCGACGTCGTGGCCGGCCGCCTGGATCACGCCCTTCTGGCCGCGGGCGAAGACCTCGGTGACCGGGTTGCCCTCGAGCAGCCAGCCCATGAGGTCGACGTAGTACGTCAGCGCGTCCACCACCGGCGTGGCGTGCGGGTTGCGCCCCAGCATGGCGAGGCATTGCGCGCGCGAGTTGTACAGGCGGGCGCAGGCCCCGGTGATGGTGCCCAGGCGGCCCTGCTTGAGCTGCTCCTTGGCGAGCAGGTAGCGGGTCTTGTAGCGCCGGCTGTAGCCCACCCGCAGGTCGCCGCCCAGTTCGGCCACCGTGCGCAGCATCAGGTCGGCCTCCGGCACGGTCAGCGCGATCGGCTTTTCCACCAGCACCGGGACCTGGCGCCGCAGCCCGGCCAGCACGGGCGCGGTGTGCTCGCCCTCGGCGGACGACACGATGATGGCGTTCACCTCGGGGTGCGAGACCAGCGCCTCCATGTCGGTGGTGCAGAACGAGGCGTCGATCGTCCTGGCCAGCTTCTGCGCCGCCGCTTCATCGGTGTCCATGACGCCGATGAAGCGCACCGACGGGTGCATGGCCGCCAGCCGCCCGCGCAGCGTGCCGATGCGGCCGCTGCCGACGATGGCCAGCCCGATGTCCTTCTTCGCTTTCATGGCGTCGCAGCTTTCTTCACAGGCCCAGGCTGGCCGCGATGATGTTCTTCTGGATCTCCGAGGTGCCGCCGCCGATGGTGGCCAGCCGCGAGTCGCGGAAGAAGCGCTGCATCGGGTATTCCATGCAGTAGCCGTAGCCGCCCAGGATCTGCAGGCAGACGTCGGAGATGGTCTTGTACGACTCGCCCACGTAGTACTTGATGACCGCGGTGTCGGCCCGCTCGGCCTGGCCGTGCTCCATCAGCCAGGCGTAGCGGCGCACCATGGTCTGCGCGGTGTCCAGCATCACCTTCATGTCGGCGAACTTGTGCTGGGTGACCTGGAAGCTGCCGATGGGCTTGCCGAACTGGGTGCGCGTCTTGGCGTAGTCGAGAGCGAACTCGAACGCGCGCCGGGCCGCCCCGATGCGCGCCGCCGACAGGCACAGGCGCTCGTAGCGCAGCGTGTCCTCGCAGATCGCCCAGCCCTTGTCCAGCTCGCCCAGCAGGGCGCTGCGCGGCACCCGCACGTCGGTGTAGGTCACCTCCGTGGTGCCGATGGCGTGCTGGCCCAGCGTCGGGATCTTGCGCACCTCGATGCCGGGCAACTTGGTGTCGACCAGGAAGGTGCTGATGCCCAGCTGCTTCTTGCCCAGGTCGCTGGTGCGCAGCGCCACCAGCACGTAGTCGGCGATGTCCATCCCCGAGGTGAACTGCTTGCGGCCGTTGATGACGAAGTGGTCACCGTCGGCCACCGCCCGCGTCTTCAGCGCAGCGGCGTCGGAGCCGGAGTCGGGCTCGGTGAGCGCGAAGGCGAACGAGAGCTCGCCCTGCACGACGCCCGGGACGATGCGCTGCTTCTGCTCCTCGGTGCCGTGCTTGAGGACGGCGTAGCAACCGTAGGTGAAGTTGCGGAACAGCCAGAGGCCCAGCTCCTCGAAGTGGTTGCCGGTCTCCTCCAGCAGCAGTGCCAGGTCGGTCGGCGAGCCACCCGCGCCGCCGTATTCCTCCGGCGCGATCAGGCCCAGCCAGCCGGCACGCGCCAGCGCCTGGAAGGCCTCGCGCGGCGGCTGCATCTGCTCGTCGCAGCGGGCCGCGTAGTCCATGGGACACACGTCGTCGAGCAGCGTGCGGACGTGGTCGACCAGGGCCTGCTGGTCGGGGGTGATGCCGAAATTCATGCGAAGCGGTCTCTCTGTATCAAGTGATTCAAGCAACTGATTGAATCATAGGCCGGACAGCCCCGACCGTCAATCACGCCGGGCCGCCGCGAGCGAGCCGGCCAGCGCCAGTGCGCGCTCCAGGGGGTCGCCGTCCACCACCTCGGTCACCAGGCCCCACGCCTGGGCCCGCTCGGGCGCCAGGGGGCGGCCGGTGAGCGCGGCGTAGGCGATGCCGCGCGGGGCCATCGCATGGACCGCGGCCTTGACGATCTGCGCCCCCGGCACGAAGCCGAAGTTGATCTCGGGCAGGCCGATGCGGGCGTCGCGGCCGGCGATCACCGCATCCGAGGCGGCCAGGATGGGCAGCGCCGCCCCGAAGCAGTAGCCCTGCACGGCGGTGACGATGGCCTGCGGCAGCTCGCGCAGCAAGCGCCGCCAGTGCTCGGTGGCGGAGCGCGCCCGCGCCAGCTGGTCGGGCGGCCGGGTGGAGCTGTCAAAGAAGTCCTTCATGTCCATGCCGGCGCAGAAGTTGCCGCCGATGCCGTGGAACACCAGCGCGCGCACGGCCGGGTCGGCGCGCGCCGCCAGCAGCGCGGCCTCCATGGCCAGCGTGAGTTCCACCCCGATGGCGTTGCGCTTGGCGGCGCGGTCCAGCCCGATGGACCGGATGCCGCCCGCGTGGTCGTCGATGCGCAGCATGGCCGTCAGCTCCCCAGCCCGGGCTTGCTCTTGCCAGCCAGGAAGCTGGCGACGCCAGCCGCACGCGATGATGGCCGGCCGGCCTGCAGCTCTTTCAGCTGCGCCACCTTGGCGGCGTTGTAGTCCAGCACGGCGTCCCACGCGATCGCGCCCACCTCGGCCAGCGTCTCCTTCGTCAGGCGCAGCGCGAGCGGGTCCTTGGCGGCGAGGTCGCGCGCCAGGGCCTGCGTCTCGCGCTCGAGGTCGGCGGCCGGGAAGGTGCAGGTCACGATCCCGCGGGCCTCCGCCTCGCGGGCGTCGACGACGGTGCCGTCGATGAC from Ramlibacter pinisoli includes:
- the ppk2 gene encoding polyphosphate kinase 2, which gives rise to MGKEHKNGHKDKAGKDDHHDDAQAVPTKLGNRAYLEELRKLHIELVKLQEWVQRHRARVCVVFEGRDGAGKGGTIKAITERVSPRVFRVVALPAPSERESSQMYMQRYVPHLPAAGEVVIFDRSWYNRAGVERVMGFCTEEQSQEFLKVVPLVEQAIVRSGVTLLKYWLEVSQEEQTKRLQDRIDDGRKVWKLSPMDLKSYGRWYDYSRARDEMFLATDTEISPWLVARTDDKRRGRLNIISDLLSRIPYEQVKREKIALPKRQKAGHYQEPDYPYHRISERY
- a CDS encoding YqhA family protein, whose product is MDPSSTLPEPPHAVPPATSVLGRALAGCRFLLLGAVVGSIILEAGLVAAGISMLLRSLACVGSCDAKELALVAIQALDLFLLATVAWLTASGLYTLFIDPSARTWLRAGVESLDDLKAKLIGVVVLALGVLFLGETFGWSAGPDLLYYGVAIAAVILSLSVFIRTQK
- a CDS encoding NIPSNAP family protein, which produces MIYEQRVYRALPGRLPKLLARMETDTLPLWEKHGIQPVGFFTTVVGESSNDLTYLLAWASMAEREARWGAFQADPEWKAKRAESEKDGPLLANISNTILAPTAFSRLK
- a CDS encoding amidohydrolase family protein, which encodes MSNSDKSAATILPPHPNPSRPAFRLPPGACDAHCHVFGPGDRFPYSGKRTYTPPDAPAAGLRALHQLLGIERVVLVQASVHGHDNSAMLDAIAQSPDTYRGVAMVGAGVTDAELQELHRGGVRSVRFNFVQHLGGAPDLPTVQRMAERIKPLGWHLVLHLDAEDLVTYREFLLGLPVPFAIDHMGRTMVKNGLDQRPFQLLLDLVKSNEKAWVKVSGAERISDALSAARGGPYADAAPFARQLIEAAPDRVLWGTDWPHPNVREMPDDGKLVDLLQQFTPDETLLRKLLVDNPTRLYWYD
- a CDS encoding tripartite tricarboxylate transporter substrate binding protein, producing MSPFPFLRTALALVLAAAAVLPAQAQAQSSAGRSIRFVVPFGPGGAGDLTARIVAQKMSESLGQPIVVDNKPGAGGVVANSAVAKAPPDGQTLLLLTNAVAVTASLFKTLPYDTMKDLAPVTTLGYFDMALVTAPDSRFKSLPELLAYARANPGRLNIGTINVGSSQNLVAQMFKSAAGIDAQVVPFNGTPAVVTALRGGSIDAAVEIVGPLIGQIRGNAVRALALMGEKRSSALPDVPTAGEAGVPRFGVSAWNGLGTTGGTPPAVVERLNKAANAALASPEVRKQLADLYVEARGSTPEQMATLLQSEIQRWSQVIEQAGIPKQ
- a CDS encoding thiamine pyrophosphate-binding protein; amino-acid sequence: MTHPLPARTGGQILVQALATNQVDHVYCVPGESFLPVLDALHQHPSIRTIVARHEGAASNMAEAHGKLTRRPGIAFVTRGPGATHAANGVHTAMQDSTPMVLFVGQVDQGFIGREAFQEIDYRQVFGGLAKWAVEIDAIERIPEIVSRAFSVAQSGRPGPVVVGLPEDVLFGSTAVADAPPVRIGRSAPEPDAVRELAERLGAAARPLVIVGGGDWTDAGCADLARFVHAHDLPVVASFRRQDLFDNRDPHYAGQLGLGVSPRLAERVRQADLLLVLGSRLAEASSSGYTLVESPVPRQVLVHAHPDPQELGRVYHATLPLATGMPALAAALAALPATPAPRWRDWTRAARADYEAHSTPAPADPALQGVDLAAVVAHLNEVLPEDAVISNGAGNYTVWVHRYYRYRRRATELAPVNGAMGYGLPAAIAAKLRCPERTVVCFAGDGCFMMYPQELATAMQFDAPVVVIVVNNGMLATIRMHQEREYPARVSGTRLANPDFIALARSFGAHAERVEQTGDFPAAFERARACGRAALIELRTDPLQITPQSRLPAP